A window of Microcystis aeruginosa FD4 contains these coding sequences:
- a CDS encoding ribonuclease catalytic domain-containing protein — MEKGTLVEFRVQGERRLGVIDRPEGKKDWIVIDQGGNPHKLRPQRFDYIVKAGPSNYKEIGNFLREVQPYLDASGLEVAWELLAGENQLVTPETMAEILFSDRSPQFCYAAHCLLSDDKVYFKNKGDGYEARSENQVEEIKHQLEVEQQRQREKSQFLQRLQQSLAGETVEWSESDRIRLESLEKYILQPEQKYPAAMDILSLLGRSQTPEAAFELLVDLKWWSSHENLFLRRSSYPVQFSKKVLDVARLNLLNPPADADVNNRLDLTHQKIYTIDDESTEEIDDGLSVEMLADGGHRLWIHIADPSRLVLPDDELDLEARRRSTSLYLPTGMVPMFPLELAAGPMSLVQGKLCPALSFGVILDETGAIADYRIHPSTIKPTYRLTYEDVDEMLHLDLQHEPEVRILNRWAKQRHAWRKSQGSINIQMPESSIKVKANDEIIVELQEVSPSRQLVAEMMILAGEIAGRYCQEHEIPVPFRGQPQPELPPDEELILLPAGPVRSCALRRCMPRSEMTTIPNRHASLGLNTYSQVTSPIRRYTDLLTHFQLKAHLRGDQLPFTRDRMQEILYSVASSAQEATSVERQTNRYWSLEFLRRQGDQVWQALVLRWLREEENLGLILLEELGLELPHRFERSVSLGDRFQVQVSRSDPHRDEIRFRELSGFVSSQAS; from the coding sequence GTGGAAAAGGGAACGCTGGTAGAATTTCGAGTGCAAGGAGAAAGGCGCTTAGGGGTGATCGATCGCCCAGAAGGTAAAAAAGATTGGATCGTCATCGATCAAGGGGGAAACCCGCATAAACTGCGTCCCCAACGCTTCGATTACATTGTCAAAGCAGGTCCATCCAACTATAAAGAGATTGGCAATTTTCTGCGGGAAGTCCAACCCTATCTAGATGCTAGTGGTTTAGAAGTGGCCTGGGAATTATTAGCCGGGGAAAATCAGTTAGTCACCCCCGAAACCATGGCCGAGATTCTCTTTTCCGATCGCAGTCCGCAGTTTTGCTATGCGGCCCATTGTCTCTTGAGTGATGATAAAGTTTATTTTAAAAATAAAGGGGATGGTTACGAGGCCCGCTCGGAAAATCAGGTAGAGGAAATCAAACACCAGCTAGAGGTGGAACAACAGCGTCAACGGGAAAAAAGCCAATTTCTCCAACGTCTCCAACAGTCCTTGGCCGGTGAAACGGTAGAATGGTCAGAAAGCGATCGAATTCGTCTGGAGTCTCTGGAAAAATATATCCTCCAACCCGAACAAAAATATCCGGCAGCCATGGACATACTCTCCCTGCTGGGCCGTTCCCAAACCCCCGAGGCTGCTTTTGAATTGTTAGTCGATTTGAAATGGTGGAGTAGTCACGAAAACCTTTTCCTGCGACGCAGTTCCTACCCTGTTCAATTCTCGAAAAAGGTACTTGATGTGGCGCGTCTTAATTTACTCAATCCCCCTGCGGATGCGGATGTCAACAATCGTCTCGATTTAACCCACCAAAAAATTTATACCATCGACGATGAAAGTACCGAGGAAATCGATGACGGATTATCGGTGGAAATGCTCGCGGATGGTGGCCATCGTCTCTGGATCCATATTGCCGATCCTAGCCGTTTAGTGCTTCCCGATGATGAATTAGACCTAGAAGCGCGTCGTCGCAGTACCAGTCTCTATCTTCCCACGGGAATGGTTCCCATGTTTCCCCTAGAATTGGCCGCAGGTCCGATGAGTTTGGTACAGGGTAAACTTTGTCCCGCATTGAGTTTTGGGGTAATCCTCGATGAAACAGGGGCGATCGCCGATTATCGTATCCATCCTAGTACAATTAAACCCACCTATCGCCTCACCTACGAAGATGTGGACGAAATGTTACATCTGGACCTGCAGCATGAACCGGAAGTGAGGATTCTCAACCGTTGGGCCAAACAACGCCACGCATGGCGTAAATCTCAGGGATCGATTAACATCCAAATGCCAGAATCATCCATTAAGGTGAAGGCTAACGACGAAATTATCGTAGAATTGCAGGAAGTTTCCCCATCTCGGCAATTAGTGGCGGAAATGATGATTTTAGCCGGAGAAATCGCCGGTCGCTACTGTCAGGAACACGAGATACCCGTGCCTTTCCGCGGACAACCACAACCGGAATTACCCCCCGATGAGGAGTTAATTTTACTACCCGCAGGCCCAGTGCGTTCCTGTGCCTTGCGTCGCTGTATGCCGCGCAGTGAGATGACGACGATTCCTAACCGTCATGCTAGTCTGGGATTGAATACCTATTCCCAAGTAACTTCGCCAATTCGCCGTTATACTGACCTTTTGACCCATTTTCAACTAAAAGCCCATCTCCGGGGCGATCAACTGCCTTTTACCCGGGATAGAATGCAGGAAATTCTCTATAGTGTCGCTAGTTCGGCCCAAGAGGCCACCTCGGTGGAACGACAAACTAATCGTTATTGGAGTTTGGAATTTTTGCGACGACAGGGAGATCAAGTCTGGCAAGCTTTGGTGTTACGCTGGCTGCGGGAAGAGGAAAATTTAGGCTTGATTTTATTGGAGGAATTGGGGTTAGAATTACCCCATCGTTTTGAGCGCTCGGTATCTTTAGGCGATCGCTTTCAAGTGCAAGTTAGTCGCTCTGATCCCCACCGGGATGAGATCCGTTTTCGCGAGTTATCGGGTTTTGTCTCCTCCCAAGCAAGTTAA
- a CDS encoding UPF0175 family protein: MTITIRFDLPINISESLHSQAEEQAKIAYIMTLLQHGEISSGIAGRLLGVSRLEVLELMGQYGVAIFPDQNREELEQEITETLQLLEDSPP, translated from the coding sequence ATGACCATAACAATACGATTTGATTTGCCTATTAATATCTCGGAATCTCTCCATTCACAAGCAGAGGAACAGGCTAAGATAGCATATATCATGACTTTGTTACAACATGGAGAAATTAGTAGTGGGATAGCCGGCAGGTTATTGGGAGTCTCTCGTTTAGAAGTTCTCGAACTTATGGGTCAATATGGGGTTGCCATCTTTCCCGACCAAAATCGAGAAGAGTTAGAACAAGAAATTACAGAAACCCTGCAATTATTGGAAGATTCTCCCCCGTGA
- a CDS encoding DUF3368 domain-containing protein, with protein MPVTGTIGLLLIAKKKGIIIEVKPILDQFLSQGKRISPILYQEILGMAEES; from the coding sequence TTGCCTGTAACTGGAACAATTGGACTTTTATTAATTGCCAAGAAGAAAGGAATTATTATTGAAGTTAAACCCATTTTAGATCAGTTTTTGAGTCAAGGCAAAAGAATTAGCCCAATTCTTTATCAAGAAATATTAGGAATGGCTGAAGAAAGCTAG
- a CDS encoding M15 family metallopeptidase: protein MKKLIVALPIILIVIGIALNSYAVLHFFSQKTPQLISTHQTRPITSSQSPTLILPSPPTTINSPTSLVNPSPKIPIQIAVNQTKLGHLPYQEGDSQQMMIIASYAQDEYQRFERIAPETALALMKLIYAAREDRVWIIPVSGFRTIAHQDQLWQSQIQRQGSPEAAAKISAPPGYSEHHTGYALDLTDGNLKARDDITYKFAETDAFKWLTLHAKEFGFELSFPKNNPQGVSYEPWHWRFVGSATAQEIFRVAKTQRQ, encoded by the coding sequence ATGAAAAAATTAATTGTTGCTCTACCTATCATCCTAATCGTTATAGGTATCGCCCTCAATAGCTATGCAGTCCTGCACTTCTTCAGCCAGAAAACACCTCAATTAATTTCTACTCACCAGACACGACCGATAACATCTTCTCAATCGCCAACTCTCATTCTCCCATCGCCACCAACAACAATTAATTCTCCCACATCTCTAGTCAATCCGTCACCAAAAATACCCATTCAGATAGCAGTCAATCAAACCAAATTGGGACATTTGCCTTATCAAGAAGGTGACTCCCAACAAATGATGATTATTGCCAGCTACGCTCAGGATGAGTATCAAAGATTTGAAAGGATTGCGCCAGAAACAGCCTTAGCCTTAATGAAGTTGATCTATGCAGCTAGAGAGGATCGAGTATGGATTATTCCTGTCTCTGGTTTTCGTACTATTGCCCATCAAGATCAACTCTGGCAATCTCAAATTCAGCGCCAAGGTTCACCGGAAGCTGCCGCCAAAATCAGCGCACCACCAGGTTATAGTGAACACCATACAGGATACGCCCTTGATTTAACCGATGGGAATCTGAAGGCTAGAGATGATATTACCTACAAATTTGCTGAAACTGACGCTTTTAAATGGTTAACCCTTCATGCTAAGGAATTTGGCTTTGAACTATCATTTCCGAAAAATAACCCTCAAGGAGTCAGTTATGAACCTTGGCATTGGCGTTTTGTCGGTTCAGCAACAGCTCAAGAAATTTTTAGAGTAGCAAAAACACAAAGACAATGA
- a CDS encoding IMS domain-containing protein has translation MLSNVTNQDDLQPGLVLDHRYVIETVIDRGSFVQVYSVKDLSCQKPCFLTQFIFRNAGQREIVLYELEKKFPPSINQGQFGGIAPPEELFGEGGRLLILQKTFEGTPTQELQRSLLPLNEYVVVQLLNQVLPALNDGEVTNLQNDLHDLALTALILLTGQYFYDSESNSWDWTKSKQISDQRKDVLTRMLGSGQRFNNIEEVLSALNAVFLPVKTLDFSIPRYLYIAVLGIVIGISFIVIGVRRLWISSPPKIDGGSPSSSNVLQCPEGSGFVAIACGVEVTDIDSFNFEQGKLTVKLKGKATANDRLFISEQLISANESGANNNNSTSNDVLVDNQVIGNFTGGIGTQPLEITFNKNADAEKVRILLSNILYKNTSETSQPGERIVEFKITDGDGGTSKVLTQIISVNKVNSVPLLTVPKTKTVKEDGQIIITGISVKDDDAGDNNITVTLQTNNGSITVKDNVNNGLTWRDIREDKPGVIILNGTVSQINNTLKDKQALTYQTQTDFNGIDTLTVTINDNGKSASNPEAIIYPPGALNYQTDSKVININIEPLNDHPQLSRSQLGSSPNKPPDREISPTTPTPYPDQPNIQRLTKQQAVNAVESWLKVKAQAFGNTYNEQVVYQYTTDGYRDKQLGKVGWLRRNNAYEIWVTPSVEPLGDVLDRGNEVVINIQARESVTRYQGGVLDPNYTRSLSGTYRFTLQLDDGIWKVANSEEIN, from the coding sequence ATGTTAAGTAATGTAACAAATCAGGACGATCTGCAACCAGGCTTAGTATTAGATCATCGATACGTCATCGAGACAGTTATTGATCGTGGCAGTTTTGTGCAAGTTTACTCAGTCAAAGACTTGTCCTGTCAGAAACCCTGCTTTCTAACACAATTTATCTTTAGAAATGCAGGACAAAGAGAAATTGTACTATACGAACTTGAGAAGAAATTTCCTCCTAGTATCAATCAAGGTCAATTTGGAGGTATTGCCCCACCTGAAGAGCTTTTTGGTGAGGGGGGAAGACTTTTGATCTTGCAGAAGACTTTCGAGGGAACTCCGACCCAAGAATTGCAGCGATCGCTACTTCCTCTGAATGAGTATGTAGTGGTTCAGTTACTCAATCAAGTTTTGCCTGCTCTCAACGATGGAGAAGTAACAAATCTTCAAAATGATTTGCACGATCTGGCGCTGACTGCACTGATACTGCTAACGGGACAATATTTCTACGATAGCGAGAGTAATAGTTGGGATTGGACTAAATCTAAGCAAATTAGCGATCAGCGTAAAGATGTCCTGACACGAATGTTAGGTTCTGGGCAAAGATTCAATAATATAGAAGAAGTTTTGTCAGCATTGAATGCTGTTTTTCTTCCTGTTAAAACTCTTGATTTTTCTATACCACGTTACTTGTATATAGCCGTTCTAGGTATTGTTATTGGTATTTCATTCATTGTAATAGGTGTAAGAAGATTATGGATTTCTTCACCGCCGAAGATTGATGGTGGTTCTCCTTCGTCTTCTAATGTTCTTCAATGTCCTGAAGGATCAGGTTTTGTGGCGATCGCCTGCGGTGTTGAAGTCACAGATATTGATTCCTTTAATTTCGAGCAAGGTAAATTAACAGTTAAGTTAAAAGGAAAAGCGACTGCTAATGATCGCCTGTTCATTTCTGAGCAACTTATTAGTGCTAATGAGAGTGGAGCTAATAATAATAACTCCACCAGCAATGATGTTTTGGTTGACAATCAAGTCATCGGTAACTTTACGGGGGGAATAGGAACACAACCATTAGAAATAACCTTCAACAAAAATGCTGATGCTGAGAAAGTCAGAATTCTCTTGAGTAATATTCTTTATAAGAATACTTCCGAGACTTCACAACCAGGAGAGCGCATCGTAGAATTTAAGATTACTGATGGGGATGGAGGAACTAGCAAAGTCCTCACTCAGATCATCAGCGTTAACAAAGTTAACAGTGTTCCGCTCCTCACTGTTCCTAAAACTAAAACAGTTAAGGAAGATGGCCAGATAATCATCACAGGAATTAGCGTTAAAGATGATGATGCTGGTGACAACAATATTACGGTTACTCTCCAAACAAATAATGGCTCTATAACAGTCAAAGATAATGTCAATAATGGATTGACTTGGAGAGATATTAGGGAAGATAAACCAGGAGTAATTATTCTGAATGGTACTGTCAGTCAAATTAACAATACTCTCAAAGATAAACAGGCGCTCACTTATCAGACTCAGACTGATTTCAATGGGATTGATACTCTTACTGTAACTATCAATGATAACGGGAAATCAGCCAGTAATCCGGAAGCAATTATTTATCCTCCTGGTGCTTTAAATTACCAGACTGACAGTAAGGTTATTAATATTAATATCGAGCCGCTTAATGATCATCCACAACTCAGTCGTTCTCAACTTGGTTCAAGTCCAAATAAGCCACCTGATCGAGAGATTTCCCCTACTACTCCAACACCTTATCCAGATCAACCCAATATTCAACGCCTGACTAAACAACAAGCAGTCAATGCTGTCGAATCTTGGTTAAAGGTTAAAGCACAAGCTTTTGGCAATACATATAATGAGCAAGTTGTTTATCAATACACAACAGACGGTTATAGAGACAAGCAGTTAGGCAAGGTTGGATGGCTGCGTCGAAATAATGCTTATGAAATTTGGGTAACACCATCAGTTGAGCCTTTGGGAGATGTATTAGATCGAGGAAACGAAGTGGTGATTAATATCCAAGCTAGGGAATCCGTTACACGTTATCAAGGAGGCGTTTTAGACCCTAATTATACTCGCTCTCTCTCTGGAACATATAGGTTCACTTTGCAGTTAGATGATGGCATTTGGAAAGTAGCTAATAGTGAGGAAATAAATTAA
- a CDS encoding FHA domain-containing protein, producing MGNLMLALEQTGHTWTLEAENGRSYQVGNRPNCDVFLPYVNFASDVNLELSYDSLWYVRDLGSLNGALLNKVRLNQERIPIEEEARISFGGGMVLVARLDSSPIPSRKPDALITPTRLLSGYVYLEGLTQALEILNQLRSDPYKATTPEDPSLDLDQVTTHAAQSVVISLTFAGLALIIFLVEYLLILALQAKLDLMAWLIMGIFPSFLIAFESIYLRWFMAHRFLRKKYEDTYYYPKWLPKFLKNAVNLLKNSIVKTAQLQNIITFAGSNPFIGSGEIIPGSSWTVSITRKKKHQEKSEEGENFEEGETSQEYIEIAVDQFYQVTDREIDKLNLPNLEILSRLYIDGFELEPDGKLLMNTTSRPAVMFLDDPLLIKEQSNLASKKRAYRIYRYIDRERDYILSYFLRFYNAGKVTFVESSAYILTGIDRQRFSLSSLLEDDQLSRILKMLLGTIIFASGIYLGLALWYVVVFSFYFFYWKSNDARQQRAAEFQEEYNYGLEQTFREFIAEPLDLSQRARRQQTVNLAKNPLSRSIKNFNNQLRTTPLGILILIILILFFLPLFITLAIFSFFANRYRQLNTDLKVSFDYYGTQDVLMYWKSIQNTIFSSTIKLLKSQGIDSSEFERSVISIINNVTRITAGNITNSQIAVGSSSTFSQSTGTSQTQSS from the coding sequence ATGGGGAACTTAATGCTTGCGCTAGAGCAAACGGGTCATACTTGGACACTCGAAGCTGAAAACGGACGCAGCTACCAAGTTGGCAATCGTCCCAACTGTGACGTGTTCCTTCCCTATGTTAATTTTGCCTCTGACGTTAACCTAGAACTGAGCTACGACTCTCTGTGGTACGTCAGGGACTTAGGTAGTTTGAATGGTGCTTTGCTCAACAAAGTGCGCCTCAACCAAGAGCGAATTCCGATTGAAGAGGAGGCTCGAATCAGCTTCGGTGGAGGGATGGTTCTTGTAGCCAGACTAGATTCTAGTCCTATACCATCAAGAAAACCGGATGCTCTTATTACCCCTACTCGCTTACTATCGGGCTATGTCTATCTAGAAGGTTTAACCCAAGCGTTAGAAATACTTAATCAGTTACGCAGCGATCCCTACAAGGCTACTACTCCAGAAGACCCTAGCTTAGATTTAGACCAGGTAACTACTCATGCTGCTCAATCAGTAGTCATTTCATTAACATTTGCTGGTCTGGCTTTGATAATATTTTTAGTTGAATATTTGCTTATTCTAGCTCTTCAAGCGAAATTAGATTTAATGGCTTGGCTAATTATGGGAATTTTTCCTAGCTTTCTTATAGCTTTTGAATCTATTTATCTTCGCTGGTTCATGGCTCATCGTTTTCTGAGAAAGAAGTATGAAGATACTTATTATTATCCTAAATGGCTACCGAAATTTTTAAAAAACGCAGTCAACTTGTTGAAGAATTCAATTGTCAAAACTGCACAATTACAAAACATTATTACCTTTGCTGGATCTAACCCTTTTATTGGTTCTGGAGAAATCATTCCTGGCTCTAGCTGGACGGTTTCCATTACTCGCAAGAAGAAACATCAAGAAAAATCTGAAGAAGGAGAAAATTTTGAAGAAGGGGAAACTTCTCAAGAATACATTGAGATTGCCGTTGATCAGTTTTATCAAGTCACTGATCGAGAAATTGACAAGCTAAATTTACCAAATCTAGAAATATTGAGTCGCTTATATATTGATGGCTTTGAGCTAGAGCCTGATGGTAAGCTGCTGATGAACACCACTTCCCGTCCAGCCGTAATGTTTTTAGACGACCCACTTTTAATTAAAGAACAGAGTAATTTGGCTAGTAAAAAAAGAGCCTATCGTATTTATCGATATATTGACAGGGAAAGAGATTACATTCTCTCCTACTTTCTGCGCTTTTATAATGCAGGGAAAGTCACTTTTGTTGAGTCATCAGCCTATATCTTAACTGGAATTGATCGGCAAAGATTTAGTTTGAGTTCGCTTCTTGAAGATGATCAATTATCTCGGATACTAAAGATGCTATTAGGTACTATTATTTTTGCCTCTGGCATCTATTTAGGGTTGGCATTATGGTATGTCGTTGTATTTTCCTTCTACTTTTTTTACTGGAAGTCTAATGATGCTCGACAACAGCGGGCAGCAGAGTTTCAAGAAGAGTATAATTATGGATTAGAACAAACTTTTCGTGAGTTCATTGCAGAGCCTTTAGATTTAAGCCAAAGAGCTAGGAGACAACAAACAGTAAACTTGGCAAAAAATCCTCTAAGTCGTTCAATTAAAAACTTTAACAATCAACTTAGAACGACTCCTTTGGGCATCCTTATTCTGATTATTCTCATTTTATTTTTCTTGCCTTTATTCATTACTTTAGCTATTTTTAGCTTTTTTGCTAATCGTTACCGCCAATTAAATACTGATTTAAAAGTTAGTTTTGACTACTATGGTACTCAAGATGTACTGATGTACTGGAAATCGATACAAAATACGATTTTTTCCAGTACCATTAAACTGCTAAAGAGTCAGGGGATTGACTCATCTGAATTTGAAAGATCGGTCATAAGTATTATTAATAATGTTACGAGAATTACGGCAGGAAATATTACCAACAGCCAAATCGCTGTGGGATCTAGCTCTACTTTTTCCCAAAGTACAGGAACATCACAAACACAAAGCTCATGA
- a CDS encoding pepsin/retropepsin-like aspartic protease family protein, translating to MNPSTKVIEKIIEGVGLVSLTIATTIGFHVNPANAYLINTSGETNTFSTVEVPLNGKNFKFIIDTSLDYSSITPEVANEVGLTPTGTSQALFTYGQSIRGEVFTGASILINPLTIPIDFNVADLSLPAGVQGMLGNEFFIGNTTVIDIDNLLLTINPDIVLEQLPSGHLVGTIKVQGGKGMKDVKFIIDPGAGWGSTITPELATELGLTSTGKETKVGGAASGTAPIVQGTLDDIGTITFVQTTPNNFPKGIAGLLGANAVGLLDIDKKTATIRNKDNELKKILNLEFFTVKVPEPTSNLSLLALGTLGAASTLKRKLKPSKASEKEITKVS from the coding sequence ATGAATCCATCAACAAAAGTCATTGAAAAAATAATAGAGGGTGTAGGACTTGTCAGTCTTACTATCGCTACTACGATTGGATTTCATGTCAATCCTGCCAATGCATATCTAATAAATACATCTGGCGAAACAAATACTTTCTCTACAGTTGAAGTGCCATTAAACGGAAAAAACTTTAAATTTATAATAGATACATCTTTAGATTATTCCTCCATTACTCCTGAAGTCGCCAATGAAGTAGGATTAACGCCAACAGGGACGAGCCAAGCTTTATTCACTTACGGTCAATCTATTCGAGGTGAAGTTTTTACTGGGGCTTCTATCCTTATAAACCCATTAACAATTCCTATTGATTTCAATGTAGCAGACCTTTCCTTACCTGCTGGGGTTCAGGGAATGCTTGGCAATGAATTTTTTATAGGAAATACTACTGTTATTGACATAGACAACCTCTTATTAACAATAAACCCTGATATTGTACTGGAACAATTACCTTCAGGACATTTAGTGGGAACTATAAAAGTTCAAGGTGGCAAAGGGATGAAGGATGTTAAATTTATAATAGATCCTGGTGCGGGATGGGGAAGTACAATTACACCAGAATTAGCGACTGAACTAGGTCTTACATCCACAGGAAAAGAGACTAAAGTAGGTGGAGCTGCATCAGGGACTGCTCCAATTGTACAGGGAACACTTGATGATATTGGTACTATAACATTTGTTCAAACTACACCTAACAACTTTCCAAAAGGTATTGCTGGATTATTAGGAGCCAATGCTGTGGGTCTCCTAGATATAGATAAGAAAACAGCTACGATTAGAAATAAAGATAATGAACTTAAAAAGATCCTAAATCTAGAGTTTTTTACGGTTAAAGTTCCCGAACCCACATCAAACCTCAGCCTCCTCGCTCTCGGCACCCTCGGAGCAGCCTCAACCCTCAAGCGCAAACTAAAACCATCCAAAGCCTCAGAAAAGGAAATCACGAAAGTCTCCTAA
- a CDS encoding UPF0175 family protein, with the protein MSTISLEIPEEILISLKETPENLSRELKILAAVKLFELDKLSSGRAAQLAGMSRVEFLTILGRYQVSPFSLTTEQLEQDIVNA; encoded by the coding sequence ATGAGCACTATTTCCCTTGAAATCCCTGAAGAAATCTTAATTAGTCTCAAAGAAACTCCTGAAAATCTATCGAGAGAATTAAAAATATTGGCAGCCGTTAAACTCTTTGAACTTGACAAGTTATCTTCAGGACGTGCAGCACAATTAGCCGGAATGTCACGAGTAGAATTTTTAACTATTTTGGGGCGTTATCAAGTCTCCCCTTTTTCTTTAACGACTGAACAATTAGAACAAGATATTGTCAATGCCTAA
- a CDS encoding DUF3368 domain-containing protein translates to MPNPQVIVNTSPLLYLHQVGYLELLQRLYSQILTPPAVIEELAIGKNKGIDVPNIQAIEWISITSVKSVSLIPAIIDLGQGEAEVLALGLENPGSLLIFDDQLARRIANLYRLKYSGTLGVLVKAKQQGYLSSVAPVIAKLRHQGMWLTDKVVNDVLRLAGE, encoded by the coding sequence ATGCCTAATCCTCAAGTCATTGTCAACACCTCTCCTCTACTGTACTTACATCAAGTGGGCTACTTGGAATTGCTCCAACGCTTGTATTCTCAAATCTTGACTCCTCCAGCAGTAATCGAAGAATTAGCAATCGGTAAAAATAAAGGAATTGATGTTCCCAATATTCAGGCGATTGAATGGATTTCAATTACTTCAGTCAAATCAGTCAGTCTAATTCCAGCTATTATTGATTTAGGGCAAGGAGAAGCAGAGGTCTTAGCTTTAGGATTAGAAAATCCAGGTAGTTTACTGATTTTTGACGATCAATTAGCCCGACGTATTGCCAATTTATATCGCTTAAAATATTCAGGAACGCTTGGTGTTTTAGTTAAAGCGAAGCAGCAGGGCTATCTATCTTCTGTTGCTCCCGTTATTGCTAAGTTACGCCATCAAGGAATGTGGCTAACTGATAAAGTTGTCAATGATGTTCTTCGATTAGCTGGAGAGTAA
- a CDS encoding AI-2E family transporter gives MVEVKVVPPKRNWVQTWWQSLNSLSRLLVIALAAPLIVLNAWALSAIFGYFESLFVILLIAAVLSFLLGYPVTWLERQGLKRGLAAIVVSLITILIFVAVGITLVPLVFTQAQQFVNRLPEWLDSGQRQLMQLDTKIDMMNLPIPISFDGVIAQFNSRLGAELQILAGRSVNLALNLTVFTVVRVLDVLLTIILTFYLLLHSPDIWRSIIQWLPKPVQQPFSLTLRLSFQNYFVGQVICATCMALGLVTAFLSIKVPFGLLFGLLIGTMALIPFGGTVGIVTVTALLALRDIGLALQVLAVAVVVQQIVENGIAPRILGSVTGLNPFWVLVSVLTGARVGGLLGVIIAVPMAVMIKEALEVIRQVTPEETKYGIIKPSLPLESESSSEVVSR, from the coding sequence ATGGTGGAAGTTAAAGTCGTTCCCCCGAAACGCAATTGGGTTCAGACGTGGTGGCAATCCCTGAATTCCCTATCTCGCTTACTGGTGATTGCTCTAGCTGCACCACTTATAGTTCTGAATGCCTGGGCATTATCGGCAATTTTTGGCTATTTTGAATCTTTATTTGTTATTTTACTGATAGCGGCCGTTCTATCTTTTCTCTTGGGTTATCCGGTGACTTGGTTGGAACGTCAGGGATTAAAACGGGGTTTAGCTGCGATCGTGGTTTCCCTGATCACGATTTTAATTTTTGTGGCTGTGGGAATCACCCTAGTTCCCTTAGTCTTCACCCAAGCACAGCAATTTGTCAACAGATTGCCAGAATGGTTAGACTCGGGACAGCGCCAACTGATGCAACTAGATACCAAAATCGATATGATGAATCTACCGATTCCGATCAGTTTCGATGGTGTTATCGCTCAGTTTAACAGTCGTTTAGGGGCAGAATTGCAAATTCTAGCGGGAAGAAGCGTTAATTTAGCCCTTAATCTCACCGTTTTTACCGTGGTGCGAGTGCTTGATGTGCTGCTAACCATTATCCTCACCTTTTATCTACTTCTCCACAGTCCCGATATCTGGAGGAGTATTATCCAATGGTTGCCCAAACCCGTCCAACAACCCTTTTCCCTAACCCTACGCTTAAGTTTTCAGAATTACTTTGTCGGCCAGGTAATTTGTGCCACTTGCATGGCCCTGGGATTAGTCACGGCATTTTTATCGATTAAAGTCCCTTTTGGTCTCCTATTCGGCCTCTTGATTGGTACCATGGCCTTAATCCCTTTTGGGGGAACTGTAGGCATTGTCACGGTGACAGCTTTACTAGCTTTGCGCGATATTGGTTTAGCTCTGCAAGTTTTAGCCGTAGCTGTAGTGGTGCAGCAAATTGTCGAAAATGGCATTGCTCCCCGGATTTTGGGCAGTGTCACTGGGTTAAATCCCTTTTGGGTGTTAGTCTCGGTCTTGACCGGGGCGCGAGTGGGCGGTTTACTGGGGGTGATTATCGCGGTTCCCATGGCAGTAATGATCAAGGAAGCTTTGGAGGTTATCCGTCAAGTGACTCCAGAGGAGACAAAATACGGGATAATTAAACCCTCTCTCCCCCTAGAATCAGAATCCTCTAGCGAGGTGGTTTCTCGCTGA